The proteins below are encoded in one region of Flavobacterium sp. IMCC34852:
- the hemC gene encoding hydroxymethylbilane synthase — protein sequence MAKTIRIGTRDSELALWQAHTVQKKLNDLGYKTEIIAVKSQGDIILDKPLYELGITGIFTKTLDIAMINGDVDIAVHSMKDVPTALPTGIVQAAVLERANVLDILVHKGQLDFLNEKATIATGSLRRQAQWLNKYPNHTVVDLRGNVNTRMQKLQDNDWSGAVFAAAGLERINLKPDTFINLDWMIPAPAQGAMVVVAMGNDNFTIDAVSQLNDIETEICTYIERQFLRTLEGGCTAPIGALAQYNQHDDTITFHGCLLSLDGKQKFEIKKAVDISEWKKLGFHSAQEILENGGSALMAEIKKQLKPKA from the coding sequence AACGATTTAGGGTATAAAACCGAAATTATAGCGGTAAAATCACAAGGAGACATCATTTTAGACAAACCGCTTTACGAATTAGGAATCACCGGCATTTTTACCAAAACCCTTGACATCGCCATGATTAACGGCGATGTAGATATAGCCGTTCATTCGATGAAAGATGTACCAACGGCTTTGCCAACCGGAATTGTACAAGCTGCCGTTTTAGAAAGAGCCAATGTCTTGGATATTTTGGTGCACAAAGGCCAACTCGATTTTTTAAACGAAAAAGCCACCATTGCCACCGGAAGTTTACGCCGACAAGCGCAATGGTTAAATAAATATCCCAATCATACCGTAGTAGATTTACGCGGTAATGTGAATACGCGTATGCAAAAGCTGCAGGATAATGATTGGAGTGGAGCGGTTTTCGCGGCGGCTGGTTTAGAAAGAATCAATCTAAAACCGGATACGTTTATCAATCTCGACTGGATGATTCCGGCTCCGGCGCAAGGGGCAATGGTTGTGGTTGCTATGGGGAATGACAATTTTACCATTGATGCCGTTTCACAATTAAATGATATTGAAACCGAAATTTGTACTTATATAGAAAGACAGTTTTTAAGAACCTTGGAAGGCGGATGTACCGCACCTATAGGCGCTTTGGCCCAATACAATCAGCATGATGATACGATAACATTTCACGGATGTTTGCTTTCACTGGATGGAAAACAAAAATTTGAAATCAAAAAAGCAGTGGACATTTCGGAATGGAAAAAATTAGGCTTTCATTCGGCCCAAGAAATACTGGAAAACGGAGGAAGTGCATTGATGGCGGAAATCAAAAAACAGCTCAAACCTAAAGCATAA